The region AGCCACATTTGCTATTTCCATCCTGCAACAGTTGGAGATTGAGTTCAAGGAGACCCAAGCACTAGTATTGGCCCCCACCAGAGAACTGGCTCAACAGGTATTGATAGTGTAGTTCAAAAAAACTGCTTGCGTGTTGCATAGGTTTCAGGTTTCACAACTGTGAAGAATTTAAAACTTAGTATAAATTGGTCCTATCAGTAAGAGCCTTCCTTTTTAATTGTCCATGCATGCAGGGAGTTTTtgttgaaagttaaaaataggaattGGGTGTGCAGGTACGGTTTGCAGGGTTGTCTTAACAGATTTGAGAAACCAAAGCTTTTCAGGGTGGACTAGATCTGTCCCATTTTTAAGTTTGAATGCAGTTGTGCAACATGAAAACTGCAGTGACATGTTATCATTTGACTGTCTCAGTAGTTTGTGATGCATCTGTTGCATGCTATGTTTTCAAAGCTCACTGCTATATTGGCTTTGAAGTAAAACCTTGCTAATAAAACTAGGTTTTATTAAGGTCAAGAGGACATAAGGTTCAGTACTTTGGGAAAAACTGAAGTATCAACAAGTTGTCCTAGATATAATTGCAGAGTTCCACTATTTACACCTTCCTACACAATGAAAAGCAATGTAGGAAATGATTTAACTAAAATCATTAATTAACCTAGCTGGTATCTGGGGCAACAGGATCCCAAGTTTGACAAGGCACAAGGAAGACATGTTAAAGGCATTTTATCATGAAGCAGTTAGATCAGTCTGCATTTTAAGCTTGGAAATAGTTAAGTATTGTGCATGCATAGAAGCTATTTGCAGACCAGATATTTGCCATATGCTTTGGAAGTTTAGGCACAGAGCCTATAATTCTACTGGATAATAATTAAGGTTTTGGCTTTTAGATCCAAAAGGTAATTCTGGCACTTGGAGACTATATGGGAGCAACTTGTCATGCCTGCATTGGTGGAACCAATGTTCGGAATGAAATGCAAAAACTGCAGGCTGAAGCACCACACATTGTTGTTGGTACACCAGGGAGAGTATTTGATATGTTAAACAGAAGATATCTTTGTAAGTATTGCTGTCCAATGAGTATAATTTGTTACTTAAATAGTATCTCTGCGCATCTAGAGCTGATAGTGTGTACGACTTTCTTTGTCAGCTCCAAAATGGatcaaaatgtttgttttggaTGAAGCAGATGAAATGTTGAGCCGAGGGTTTAAGGATCAAATCTATGagattttccaaaaattaaatacGAGTATTCAGGTGAGTTTAATTTTACTCCCTGTCCTATAGTAGGTTGGGGCTTAGGTTTAATGCAGGTGTACTGATGGAtttgtccttccccctgcttaaAGCAATTATAGTGAGACAAAGACACTAGGTCTCAGTTTGAGTATTGTGAAAGTTGTGCTATTTGTGTGACCATATAATCGTTGTCTTTTTAAGGTTGTGTTGCTTTCTGCCACAATGCCAACTGATGTGTTGGAAGTGACCAAAAAATTCATGAGAGATCCAATTCGAATTCTGGTGAAAAAGGAAGAATTGACCCTTGAAGGAATCAAACAGTTTTATATTAATGTTGAAAGAGAGGTAATTTAATTACTTAACAATTAAGATGTAGTTCATTTTTTAGCCTTCTTGTATAAGCACTGTGCTAAAATTGCAGAAACTAGGATTGCCTTAGTTTTTGTAATAATGCTAGCAGAGTACACACAAGAAGAAAAGTAACTGCACTAGATTGTAAAGACTGGGGTGGACCTCTTTCTTAATGTCCAGTGTCCTTTGTCTTAAGATTTGGTGCAATATGTCTTGGATAGGCTTAACAGAATGAATTTCTAACGAACCTGAATTGGAAACTAGATTTTAATAActgttaactttgaaaaattgtAGGAATGGAAGTTGGATACACTTTGTGACTTGTACGAGACACTGACGATTACTCAGGCTGTTATTTTTCTCAATACAAGGCGCAAGGTGGACTGGCTCACTGAGAAAATGCATGCCAGGGACTTCACAGTTTCTGCTCTGGTAAGAGGTGTTCTAGTAGTGATAAGTGTATTTTCATTAAAGCAGGATTTAGACTACAATATAGCTGTTAAGTGCTGTGTTGTCGTTCCCCCTGCTCAAAATAAAGTTGTTTCTTAACTATACCTGTCTGCTATACCCCTGCAGCAGCCAGGGACGCTTGGTCTCATACATGTCAGTAAAATTAAATAGTTGATTTGACTGGTGATTCTTGAATTAAGGTTTGTTAATTTGCAGCATGGTGACATGGACCAGAAGGAAAGAGATGTTATCATGAGGGAATTCCGATCAGGGTCAAGCCGTGTTTTGATCACTACTGACTTGTTGGTAAGTCTCTCACTGTTCTTTTTAATCTACCAAaagtttgttttggggggaaggTTTTTTGATAACCTTTACCAGTTTGGGCTCTTTGGGAGAGTAAAGAAAAGACCACACTCCACAGTGGGCTATACCACTTACCATAGTTCACTACTATTTTGTGGCCTACATTACATAGCTGTCTAGCTCTTTAAATTAGAATTTGAACACTGTACCATTGTGTTTCAGGCTCGTGGGATTGATGTGCAACAAGTGTCATTGGTTATAAACTATGATCTACCTACCAATCGTGAAAACTATATTCACAGGTGAGTAGGTGGCATTTTGGCTGTTATTGTATTGGCAAAATGAATTCATGTGTGGCTTTTCTACGGATTGATTTGTTTGAAAGGTAACTTCGTATCAGGAAAGCAGAAAGACTTAGTAACTTGGTAAGATGTAACTAAAATTGTACTTGGGAAGATTGGTCAACTACAGTGGGAAAACAGTTGTAAATGTTGCCCAAATTGTGGACTTACTACATACAGATCAGGTGGTTTAGATCTGTTGGTCTTagcttatttttgagtttttagtGAAGTTCTTGTGTCCATGTGCTTGCTTTCTTGGTGATTCCTCTGTAGTTGGGATTTTCTTGGTGTTGTCTGGTAGCAATTTGAGCAGACCCTGGTTTAGTTATAGTGGCTTTATCCCTAAGTAAATTGAACTGTACTTTGTTATATGAtgtaaaaaaagactttttaaaaaatacaggagTCGATAGCAGCAGTTGATGACGAGATGGCGCTCAGAAACGGCGTTGACGTAATTTAGGACGTGGAATCATAAGCGAAACCGCACACTGTTTGAATAAAGAGCGAGTCggtatttatatttgtttttcttttgtcatgattatttgatatttttaagttgttCCAGCCAAGGCATTTTTGTACGTTAGTCTCTTAGGCGGTTTGTGTTGTCTGGTTTCTATCAGGAAGGTAGAAAGCTGTTCTGGAGGTAAACACGTTTGAGTTAATTTTGAGTTACAACGTGTGAAACTGAGCAAAAAAAGCAGTGATAAGTTTGGGTCACCATACCAAATACTTGTTTTCCCACTGGAAAAAGTTGTAAGTTTTAGACAATAGTTAACCTTGCAGCATTTATATTTACAGTTTACAGTTCCAGAGGTGCGTCGAAATGGATTTACAtaactgttctttttgttttatccCTGGTGTTTACATCTGTCCCAGGCTGACATCTGCTCTTGGCTGGCCCACTTTGGTATGGGCTTTAATTTCATTACCCCAAACACAATACTGTCATCTGCTTTAAAAGTAATGCTCAACAAGACACCTGATAAAATCTCATTTTGCAGCCAGACAAGCCTTGAATCCTTTTGGCACTAACTgcaaaggaagatttttttctctagatATTGATTAGCAGCTAGTGCGCTCCAATTAGAAGCACGAACTATAACCCTATTAAGTAAACAGCAGCTGATGGTTAACAAGTGGATCATCATGTTCAGTAGTTCATTCATACTGGAGAAGTAACATTCTAAttgctctgatttctttttcttacacagAATTGGCAGAGGGGGTCGATTTGGGAGGAAAGGTGTGGCTATAAACTTTGTTACTGAAGAAGACAAGAGGATTCTTCGTGACATTGAGACTTTCTACAATACTACAGTGGAGGAAATGCCAATGAATGTGGCTGACCTTATTTAATTCCTGGGATGAGATAGTTTTGAATGCAGTGCTCGCTGTTGCTGAATAGGCGATCACAACGTGCATTGTGCTTCTTTCTTTGGGAATATTTGAATCTTGTCTCAATGCTCATAACGGAtcagaaatacagattttgatAGCAAAGCGACTTTAGTCGTGAGCTCTTGTGAGGAAAGGCATTGGCTTTATCCTCTTTAGAGTTAGACTGTTGGGGTTGGGTATAAAAGATGGGGTCtgtaaaatctttctttcttagaaatttatttcctagTTCTGTAGAAATGGTTGTATTAGATGTTCTCTATCATTTAATAATATACTTGTGGACTAAAAGATATAAGTGCTGTATAAAATCAGCCAATTATGTTAAACTAGCATATCTGCCTTTATTGTGTTTGTCATTAGCCTGAATAGAAAGgcctttaaaattgattttttttttttagaaagcatttgAATGCATTTTGTTTGGTattgtatttattcaataaaGTATTTAATTAGTGCTAAGTGTGAACTGGACCCTGTTGCTAAGCCCCAGCAAGCAATCATATCCTAGGTAGGGTTAAATCCCAGTAAAATTGCCATATTGCACATGTCTTAATGAAGTttgaatgttaaataaattgtatattcaCTTTAAAGGTGctttggtcattttatttttatcagatcATACTTGTAGCTTACAAAATTGTATCTTACAAAAATGATCCTTTCAGCAATTCTGAGTTAACTGCTGCATCACCGTCGCACAGAGGCTGATGAGTTGTAGATGTTCATCAGCACCATCTGCTAAGCATTTATCTACTTCctataaaaaaactaaaagttaGGAAAATTTGCCATTGAGTTGTATTTAACACATTTTGCTGAAACGTGAAGGGCCTACT is a window of Zalophus californianus isolate mZalCal1 chromosome 1, mZalCal1.pri.v2, whole genome shotgun sequence DNA encoding:
- the EIF4A2 gene encoding eukaryotic initiation factor 4A-II isoform X2 — protein: MSGGSADYNREHGGPEGMDPDGVIESNWNEIVDNFDDMNLKESLLRGIYAYGFEKPSAIQQRAIIPCIKGYDVIAQAQSGTGKTATFAISILQQLEIEFKETQALVLAPTRELAQQIQKVILALGDYMGATCHACIGGTNVRNEMQKLQAEAPHIVVGTPGRVFDMLNRRYLSPKWIKMFVLDEADEMLSRGFKDQIYEIFQKLNTSIQVVLLSATMPTDVLEVTKKFMRDPIRILVKKEELTLEGIKQFYINVEREEWKLDTLCDLYETLTITQAVIFLNTRRKVDWLTEKMHARDFTVSALHGDMDQKERDVIMREFRSGSSRVLITTDLLARGIDVQQVSLVINYDLPTNRENYIHRIGRGGRFGRKGVAINFVTEEDKRILRDIETFYNTTVEEMPMNVADLI
- the EIF4A2 gene encoding eukaryotic initiation factor 4A-II isoform X1, encoding MSGGSADYNSREHGGPEGMDPDGVIESNWNEIVDNFDDMNLKESLLRGIYAYGFEKPSAIQQRAIIPCIKGYDVIAQAQSGTGKTATFAISILQQLEIEFKETQALVLAPTRELAQQIQKVILALGDYMGATCHACIGGTNVRNEMQKLQAEAPHIVVGTPGRVFDMLNRRYLSPKWIKMFVLDEADEMLSRGFKDQIYEIFQKLNTSIQVVLLSATMPTDVLEVTKKFMRDPIRILVKKEELTLEGIKQFYINVEREEWKLDTLCDLYETLTITQAVIFLNTRRKVDWLTEKMHARDFTVSALHGDMDQKERDVIMREFRSGSSRVLITTDLLARGIDVQQVSLVINYDLPTNRENYIHRIGRGGRFGRKGVAINFVTEEDKRILRDIETFYNTTVEEMPMNVADLI